In Carya illinoinensis cultivar Pawnee chromosome 9, C.illinoinensisPawnee_v1, whole genome shotgun sequence, the following are encoded in one genomic region:
- the LOC122277535 gene encoding cation/calcium exchanger 1 yields MASSNISIFQSKKISLFLNISFLLLLSVFLKTHIFPSNTSLLHLSLGTTTISSVSNPLFLRSIRTDGCTGLQNYQDYEYKCLYVKRHIGCRPKGYISYLQFFYCNFGQFPFLGHVVLLLWLLVLFYLLGNTTANYFCSSLESLSKIMKLSPIIAGVTLLSLGNGASDVFASIVSFTRSGSGDVGLNSVLGGAFFISSVVVGIISILISSRHIAVDKPSFIRDVLFSLFSLISLFLIIAIGKINLWGAICFASIYFVYVFAVSATHFFCRNEETSNSNQDTGEIAIPLLGSVDDEKPILLEKTDLEEQLQIPSFLHLNSSTCYYFGKILHVLELPLQLPRRLTIPVVSEERWSKPYAVISVTLAPLLLAALSNTQRENVGLRSSLVTYLTAGLIGMVFGNLAFVTTKNSTPPKRCLFPWLAGGFLMSVTWTYIIAEELVSLLLSIGHIIGINPSILGLTVLAWGNSLGDLIANTAMAINGGTDGTQIAISGCYAGPLFNVLMGIGLSLVLSSWSVYPSYFVIPTDPSLFETIGFLIGGLLWALVILPKKNMRLDRFLGGGLLTIYVCFLFLRLARALGLLNLHGTSFKL; encoded by the coding sequence ATGGCAAGCTCCAATATCTCCATATTTCAGTCCAAGAAAATCTCCCTTTTCCTCAACATATCCTTCCTGTTACTCCTCTCTGTCTTTCTCAAAACTCATATTTTCCCCTCCAACACAAGTTTGCTTCATCTATCCCTCGGAACTACTACAATTTCTTCCGTCTCCAATCCCCTGTTCCTCCGCAGTATCAGAACAGATGGCTGCACCGGCCTCCAAAACTACCAAGATTATGAGTACAAGTGCTTGTATGTCAAAAGACATATTGGCTGCAGGCCCAAAGGGTACATAAGTTATCTGCAATTCTTTTACTGCAATTTTGGGCAGTTTCCTTTCCTGGGTCATGTTGTACTTTTGTTATGGCTTCTGGTTCTGTTCTATCTATTGGGTAATACAACGGCAAACTATTTCTGTTCTTCTCTGGAAAGTTTGTCTAAGATCATGAAGCTTTCCCCAATTATAGCAGGAGTCACCCTTCTTTCACTTGGAAATGGTGCTTCTGATGTCTTTGCTTCCATTGTCTCCTTCACTAGATCTGGGAGTGGGGATGTTGGTCTAAACAGCGTTTTGGGAGGTGCCTTCTTTATATCGAGTGTTGTTGTCGGAATAATAAGTATTTTGATTAGCTCTCGTCATATTGCGGTTGACAAACCGAGCTTTATCAGAGATGTtctattctctctcttctctctcatctctcttttCTTGATCATAGCCATTGGGAAAATCAACTTGTGGGGTGCGATTTGTTTTGcttctatttattttgtttacgTCTTCGCTGTCTCGGCTACTCATTTCTTCTGTAGAAATGAGGAGACTTCTAATTCAAACCAAGATACAGGCGAAATCGCAATACCATTACTTGGTTCTGTCGATGATGAAAAGCCAATCTTATTGGAGAAAACCGATCTTGAAGAACAACTGCAGATTCCAAGCTTTTTGCATCTCAATTCATCAACTTGTTACTATTTTGGCAAAATTTTACATGTTTTGGAACTGCCTCTTCAGTTGCCAAGAAGACTGACTATCCCCGTGGTTAGTGAGGAGAGATGGTCTAAGCCATATGCAGTGATCTCGGTTACTTTGGCACCTCTTCTCTTGGCAGCGCTTTCTAACACCCAGAGAGAAAACGTGGGTTTAAGGAGCAGCCTGGTGACGTACTTGACAGCAGGATTGATTGGGATGGTTTTTGGGAATCTTGCATTTGTGACCACCAAAAATTCTACCCCGCCAAAGAGGTGCTTGTTCCCATGGCTGGCAGGAGGGTTTTTGATGAGTGTCACTTGGACATATATTATTGCTGAGGAATTAGTTTCTTTGTTGCTTTCTATTGGGCATATAATTGGGATTAACCCTTCAATTCTGGGGCTAACAGTCCTAGCTTGGGGCAACTCCCTTGGAGATTTGATAGCCAATACTGCCATGGCAATCAATGGAGGGACAGATGGGACCCAGATCGCCATATCAGGATGCTATGCTGGGCCTCTTTTCAATGTCTTAATGGGCATAGGCTTGTCACTTGTTTTATCATCATGGTCTGTATATCCGTCTTATTTTGTGATTCCTACAGACCCTTCCCTCTTTGAAACCATAGGGTTTCTGATTGGAGGTTTGCTTTGGGCACTTGTGATATTACCAAAGAAGAATATGAGGCTGGATAGGTTTCTTGGAGGAGGACTTTTGACCATCTATGTCTGCTTCCTGTTCCTAAGGCTGGCCAGAGCTCTTGGTCTTCTGAACCTTCATGGGACCTCCTTCAAACTCTGA